A single window of Lentimicrobiaceae bacterium DNA harbors:
- a CDS encoding tetratricopeptide repeat-containing sensor histidine kinase, with the protein MRKVLYFFIFSICFTTQVYAFDLSVIDSLKRVLAKSEGQKRADILNELGWELKFSMPDTAMLHTQQALQLAQKIQYAKGLALANRNLAAIKIVQGKSADAALFAEKALEYIQKTNDLYQQGKILNLLGIINRDTRKFRTALDFQNRALQIFRQLNDSSEIAGNLNNLGLIYKQLGNSDAALYLYHEVYEIEIRRKDNFGIARTANNLASIYEEMKKFNDAEKMFKVSIEAAKADGIYQYEAASLHGLGLIYQNTGRLNEAVREYNKAYAINKKAGFLEYMANNLMQIALIYEKQKNYKDAFTTFEEANSIYQKINNPWKQALAINGMSIQKRELKQIPEAITLANRAFAIGDSLKDIKSLYDIHLNLYKIFKGVSSNTEALKHLEAFVILEDSIQKNEQNELLEEIQTRYEVKTIESENARLMSENQYQFEVIRNQRIVTAGIVSILLMISVLAIVVLSGRKKLKQANKELKSRNEEVLKQSELLRDSNATKDKLFSIIGHDIRNPFSSVLNLSELLNEEIETADQATLKFYAESIYQASTVTFQLLDNLLYWSKSQRGAIDINPQVFTLSDLTNEVLNTAKAGAMVNDLKLINKTDAELQINTDKTLLRIILGNLVGNAVKFNKPGGEVVVSCQKQPDGYFISVADNGKGIEPEHIKYLFNKEESFQPHNSHVKSGTGLGLILCGEFVEKLGGHIQVESEVGKGAVFSFTLPL; encoded by the coding sequence ATGCGTAAAGTTCTATACTTTTTCATATTCTCAATTTGTTTTACCACCCAGGTATATGCCTTTGATTTATCGGTTATTGATAGTTTAAAAAGAGTATTAGCCAAATCTGAAGGACAGAAACGTGCAGATATTTTGAATGAACTTGGCTGGGAACTTAAGTTTTCGATGCCCGACACAGCTATGCTTCATACACAACAAGCTTTGCAACTGGCTCAAAAAATTCAGTATGCTAAAGGTCTTGCACTTGCCAACCGTAACCTGGCAGCAATAAAAATTGTTCAGGGCAAAAGTGCTGATGCAGCTCTTTTTGCTGAAAAAGCTCTTGAATACATTCAAAAAACGAATGATCTGTATCAACAAGGGAAGATTCTTAATCTGCTGGGAATTATCAACAGAGATACACGAAAGTTCAGGACAGCACTTGATTTTCAAAATCGGGCATTGCAAATATTCCGGCAGTTGAACGACTCTTCTGAAATTGCTGGTAATCTGAATAATCTTGGCTTAATATATAAACAGCTGGGCAACAGCGATGCCGCTTTGTACTTGTATCATGAAGTGTATGAAATTGAAATCCGAAGGAAAGATAACTTTGGCATTGCCCGTACAGCCAATAATCTCGCCAGCATTTACGAAGAAATGAAAAAGTTTAATGATGCTGAAAAGATGTTTAAAGTGAGTATTGAAGCTGCAAAGGCTGATGGTATTTATCAGTACGAGGCGGCCTCGCTGCATGGGTTGGGCCTGATTTATCAAAACACAGGAAGGCTGAATGAGGCTGTAAGAGAGTATAATAAGGCTTATGCAATAAACAAGAAGGCAGGATTTCTCGAATACATGGCCAACAATTTGATGCAGATTGCACTCATTTACGAAAAGCAAAAAAACTATAAGGATGCATTTACCACTTTTGAGGAAGCAAATAGCATTTATCAGAAAATAAACAATCCATGGAAACAGGCTTTGGCAATAAATGGCATGTCGATACAGAAGCGCGAATTGAAACAAATACCTGAAGCCATTACACTGGCTAACCGGGCGTTTGCAATTGGAGATTCGTTGAAGGATATAAAGTCTCTTTACGATATTCACTTAAACTTGTATAAGATATTCAAAGGGGTTTCATCAAATACTGAAGCACTGAAACATCTGGAGGCATTTGTAATTCTTGAAGACAGTATTCAAAAGAATGAACAAAATGAGCTGCTTGAGGAAATCCAGACAAGATATGAGGTTAAGACCATAGAGTCTGAAAATGCAAGACTTATGTCGGAAAATCAATATCAATTTGAAGTCATTAGAAATCAGCGCATTGTAACAGCTGGGATAGTGTCAATTTTGCTCATGATTTCTGTTCTGGCGATTGTGGTTTTAAGTGGTCGTAAGAAATTGAAACAAGCCAATAAAGAACTTAAAAGCCGGAATGAAGAAGTGTTGAAACAATCGGAATTACTGCGTGATTCAAATGCAACAAAGGATAAACTCTTTTCTATTATCGGGCATGATATCCGGAATCCGTTTTCATCAGTTCTTAATCTGTCGGAGTTGTTGAATGAAGAGATAGAAACCGCCGACCAGGCCACTCTAAAGTTTTATGCTGAAAGTATTTACCAGGCCTCAACTGTAACTTTTCAGTTGCTTGATAATCTCCTCTACTGGTCTAAATCGCAACGGGGTGCTATTGATATCAATCCGCAGGTATTCACGCTATCCGATTTAACCAATGAGGTGCTCAATACTGCCAAAGCAGGGGCAATGGTTAACGACTTAAAGTTGATAAATAAAACAGATGCTGAATTGCAGATTAATACCGATAAAACTTTGCTTCGTATAATTTTGGGTAATTTGGTTGGGAATGCAGTGAAGTTTAATAAACCGGGAGGTGAAGTGGTTGTTTCATGCCAGAAACAGCCTGATGGCTATTTTATCTCAGTGGCCGATAATGGCAAAGGTATTGAACCGGAACACATTAAATACTTGTTTAATAAGGAAGAATCATTTCAACCTCACAATAGCCATGTGAAAAGCGGCACAGGGCTCGGTCTTATTCTGTGTGGTGAGTTTGTTGAAAAGCTGGGAGGTCATATTCAGGTTGAAAGCGAGGTAGGGAAAGGGGCTGTTTTTAGTTTTACTCTGCCTTTATAG
- a CDS encoding glycyl-radical enzyme activating protein: MATSGYVFDIRHYSVHDGPGIRTSVFMKGCPLRCDWCHNPESQLMLPIEVIKEKKIGDKLLKLPETIGKLMLPADVQEEILKSRLFFEESKGGVTFTGGEPLMQPDFLSDCLNLAHRSNIHIALDTCGFAQPQTFNRIIAQTDLVLFDLKHTDSLMHKKFTGAALEPILINLQSEVLAQKPLFVRIPLIPGFNMTLETYHEMAKVLKRLKNLKQVDLLPYHRIASHKYTRLGMQNKMAEINEPKEKEVNEAVSFFMHEGFKTTVGG, from the coding sequence ATGGCCACATCCGGCTATGTATTCGACATCCGGCATTATTCAGTGCACGATGGTCCCGGAATCCGCACTTCAGTGTTTATGAAGGGCTGCCCGCTGCGTTGCGATTGGTGCCACAATCCTGAAAGCCAGCTGATGCTTCCCATTGAAGTTATTAAAGAAAAAAAAATCGGCGACAAACTTTTAAAACTGCCTGAAACCATAGGCAAGCTCATGTTACCAGCCGATGTTCAGGAAGAGATCCTTAAAAGCCGGCTATTTTTTGAAGAATCGAAAGGAGGTGTCACTTTTACCGGAGGAGAACCTTTGATGCAGCCTGATTTCCTCTCAGATTGTTTAAACCTTGCCCATCGCAGCAATATTCACATTGCTCTTGACACATGCGGATTTGCCCAACCTCAGACTTTTAACAGAATCATTGCACAAACAGACCTGGTATTGTTCGATTTGAAACATACCGACAGTTTGATGCACAAAAAATTCACCGGTGCTGCGCTAGAGCCAATACTGATAAACCTTCAATCCGAAGTACTGGCCCAAAAACCGCTTTTTGTAAGAATTCCCTTAATTCCGGGCTTTAATATGACCTTGGAAACCTACCACGAAATGGCAAAAGTGCTAAAAAGGCTAAAAAACCTCAAACAGGTTGATTTACTGCCATACCACCGCATTGCATCTCATAAATACACCCGACTGGGTATGCAAAATAAAATGGCTGAAATAAATGAACCAAAAGAAAAAGAAGTGAACGAAGCGGTCAGCTTCTTTATGCATGAAGGTTTTAAAACCACCGTTGGAGGATAA
- a CDS encoding glycyl radical protein: MNHRITQLRESSLNATNRISDERARLITSFYSKPETKGLPVPVQRGQALQYLMQHKKLYIGTNELIVGERGPEPKSVPTYPEVCVHSLQDLDILNSRPKVSYKVNEPTRHVYKEEIIPFWSGNSIRDRMFGALPEAWKEAYHAGIFTEFMEQRAPGHTVAGEKVFKHGLLDLIGDIDTSLASLDFLNDKEALSKSEELQGMRIACEAVILLAERYAGLLGKLAIEEENPVRRDELLDMANICRKVPANAPETFHEALQHYWFIHLGVITELNPWDSFNPGRLDQHLLPFYTKELAAGSLTREKAIELLQSFWIKFNNHPAPPKVGVTAQESNTYTDFCLINVGGVKADGSDAANELSYLILDVIEEMRLLQPSSMVQLSKKNPDHLIHRAAQIVKTGFGQPSIFNTDAIVQELIRQGKTPEDARRGGASGCVEAGAFGTEAYILTGYFNLPKILELTLYNGLDPLTGKQLGPQTGNPADFNTYEDFMMAYQKMLKHFIDIKISGSNIIESIWAKHMPAPFLSAIIDDCITNGCDYNAGGARYNTNYIQGVGLGTMTDCLSSIRHNIFDNKRFTMKQLICMLENNFESHEQELGQLLFDTPKYGNDNQAADRHVVEVFEAFFNVVDGRKSPRGATYRVEMLPTTCHVYFGSKINALPDGRKAGKPVSEGISPVQGADRNGPTAVIKSAAKFDQIKTGGTLLNQKFSPSFFKDDEAIIKIGQLVRTYFRMDGHHIQFNVVSAHTLRKAQSNPEQYNNLIVRVAGYSDYFNDLTPELQEEIICRTEQESEYF, translated from the coding sequence ATGAACCACAGAATCACACAATTACGCGAATCGAGCCTGAATGCAACCAACCGGATATCAGATGAACGGGCCCGGCTTATCACCAGTTTTTACAGCAAACCTGAAACCAAGGGACTTCCTGTTCCGGTACAGCGAGGCCAAGCCCTGCAATATCTGATGCAGCATAAAAAATTATACATTGGAACAAATGAGCTGATTGTTGGTGAACGAGGCCCGGAGCCCAAATCTGTGCCAACCTATCCCGAAGTCTGTGTGCATTCATTACAGGACCTGGATATCCTCAACTCCCGTCCGAAAGTATCGTATAAAGTAAACGAACCAACACGCCATGTCTATAAGGAAGAAATCATCCCTTTCTGGAGCGGAAACAGCATTCGTGACCGGATGTTTGGTGCACTGCCCGAGGCCTGGAAAGAGGCATACCATGCAGGCATATTCACCGAATTTATGGAACAACGCGCACCCGGACACACAGTTGCGGGCGAAAAAGTTTTTAAACACGGCTTACTTGATTTGATAGGTGATATCGACACATCGCTTGCCTCTCTTGATTTTCTTAATGACAAGGAAGCACTTTCAAAATCGGAAGAGCTGCAGGGAATGCGAATTGCGTGTGAAGCTGTAATACTGTTGGCTGAACGCTATGCCGGATTACTTGGAAAACTGGCAATTGAAGAAGAAAATCCGGTTCGCCGTGATGAACTGCTCGATATGGCCAACATATGTCGTAAAGTACCGGCAAATGCACCCGAAACTTTCCATGAAGCGCTTCAGCATTATTGGTTTATCCACCTGGGCGTAATCACCGAGCTAAACCCGTGGGATTCATTCAATCCCGGCAGGTTAGACCAGCACCTGTTGCCTTTTTACACAAAAGAGCTTGCTGCAGGGTCACTTACACGGGAAAAAGCTATTGAACTTCTGCAATCTTTCTGGATTAAATTTAACAACCATCCTGCACCCCCCAAAGTTGGCGTTACAGCTCAGGAAAGCAATACTTATACCGACTTCTGCCTGATTAACGTTGGCGGAGTAAAAGCTGACGGGTCTGATGCAGCGAATGAGCTTAGTTATTTAATCCTGGACGTGATAGAAGAAATGCGTTTGCTCCAGCCCAGTTCTATGGTACAACTGAGCAAAAAAAATCCCGATCATCTGATTCACAGGGCAGCCCAAATTGTAAAAACCGGGTTTGGCCAGCCTTCTATATTTAATACAGATGCTATCGTTCAGGAACTAATCCGGCAGGGAAAAACGCCTGAAGATGCCCGCAGAGGCGGCGCTTCAGGATGCGTAGAGGCAGGTGCTTTTGGCACAGAAGCTTATATCTTAACCGGTTATTTCAATTTACCAAAAATCTTAGAGTTAACGCTATACAATGGCCTCGATCCATTAACCGGCAAACAACTCGGCCCGCAAACCGGGAATCCCGCTGATTTTAATACCTATGAGGATTTTATGATGGCCTATCAGAAAATGCTTAAACACTTTATTGATATTAAAATTTCAGGCAGCAACATCATCGAATCCATCTGGGCAAAACATATGCCAGCACCTTTCCTTTCGGCCATTATTGACGATTGCATTACCAACGGCTGCGACTACAATGCCGGTGGAGCGCGTTACAACACCAACTACATACAAGGTGTTGGGCTCGGAACAATGACCGACTGCCTTTCCTCCATAAGGCACAACATCTTTGATAACAAGCGCTTTACTATGAAACAACTCATATGTATGCTTGAAAACAATTTTGAGAGCCACGAACAAGAGCTGGGCCAACTTTTATTTGACACCCCCAAATATGGCAATGACAATCAAGCTGCAGACCGGCACGTAGTAGAAGTTTTTGAAGCATTTTTCAATGTAGTTGATGGTCGAAAAAGCCCCAGAGGAGCAACCTACCGGGTTGAAATGCTTCCTACTACTTGTCATGTTTACTTTGGAAGCAAGATAAATGCGCTACCCGACGGACGCAAAGCAGGCAAGCCCGTTTCAGAAGGAATTTCACCAGTTCAGGGAGCTGACCGTAACGGACCCACAGCCGTTATAAAGTCTGCCGCCAAGTTTGACCAGATTAAAACCGGAGGGACATTGCTGAACCAGAAATTCTCCCCCTCTTTCTTCAAAGATGATGAAGCCATCATAAAAATCGGACAACTGGTAAGAACCTACTTCAGAATGGATGGTCACCATATACAATTTAATGTGGTGTCGGCTCATACTTTAAGAAAAGCACAATCCAATCCAGAACAATACAATAACCTGATTGTCAGAGTTGCCGGATATAGCGACTACTTCAATGATCTTACGCCTGAACTCCAGGAAGAGATTATATGCCGTACCGAACAGGAAAGTGAGTATTTTTGA
- a CDS encoding C69 family dipeptidase: MKNFKIHALLIILLLSHTFSSFSCTIIAVGKKASKDGSVIVSHTDCGDNSRFKVMPGQKYQKGAMAPVYWGLQDVRQPLDSMGKIIGYIPQVAQTYTYIRSAYSHINEYQLAIGESTLSQRDELKIVREESKQIMTIEQAQIFALERCKTAREALELITHLLDTYGFLPSCVDESECLAIADPNEVWILEVFSVGPGWEPGSKKPGAIWAAQRLPDDHATLVANWSIIKEINIKDKANFRASTNYMSEAIERGWYNPNSGKPFIWQDAYAPLPREWATSRLWMFYSKYAPDIKDMPDRTLKTPFDTQNPYVQYVEPLSLYPFSCNPVEKIGIQDVMAMQRYTFEGTIYDMSKHPSYFIPDGKGGMKYSNMATPFPTRNMRELLGITWRRNVARGGYGMIAQLRSWLPNEIGGVYWVYLDNQAVSPYLPVYCGIQQIPQSYATYDPDQFDDASAKWTFDEVDNLLYLNWQEGFKLVKAEQQALETSFMDEMKKDELIFNELLSKNRQEALQFITSRTAEKAARNVESYRKLRKTLLTKFTNNRQGINFQ; the protein is encoded by the coding sequence ATGAAAAATTTCAAAATCCACGCTCTTCTTATCATCCTTTTATTGAGTCACACCTTTTCATCTTTCTCATGCACAATCATTGCAGTTGGCAAAAAGGCAAGTAAAGACGGTTCGGTTATTGTTTCGCATACCGACTGCGGCGATAATTCGAGATTTAAAGTCATGCCCGGACAAAAATATCAGAAAGGAGCGATGGCTCCTGTTTACTGGGGATTGCAGGATGTAAGGCAACCACTCGACAGCATGGGTAAAATAATAGGATATATTCCTCAGGTTGCACAAACCTATACTTATATCCGATCAGCCTATTCTCACATTAACGAATATCAGCTGGCCATTGGTGAAAGCACCTTGAGCCAGCGCGATGAGCTTAAAATTGTTAGAGAAGAAAGCAAACAGATAATGACCATTGAACAGGCTCAGATTTTTGCACTTGAGCGCTGCAAAACAGCCCGTGAAGCACTTGAGTTAATAACGCACCTGCTTGATACTTACGGATTTTTACCGTCCTGTGTTGACGAGTCTGAATGTTTGGCTATCGCCGATCCAAATGAGGTCTGGATTCTTGAAGTTTTTAGTGTTGGCCCCGGCTGGGAACCAGGCAGTAAAAAACCAGGCGCCATTTGGGCTGCTCAACGCCTGCCGGATGATCATGCAACATTGGTTGCTAACTGGAGCATAATAAAAGAAATTAACATCAAAGACAAAGCAAATTTCAGGGCATCAACCAACTACATGAGTGAAGCTATTGAGCGTGGCTGGTATAACCCCAACTCAGGCAAACCCTTTATCTGGCAGGATGCATATGCCCCGCTACCCCGCGAATGGGCAACTTCTCGCCTGTGGATGTTCTACAGCAAATACGCACCTGACATCAAAGACATGCCCGACAGAACACTCAAAACACCTTTTGATACACAAAATCCATATGTTCAGTATGTTGAACCCCTGAGTTTATATCCTTTCTCATGCAATCCGGTTGAAAAAATTGGCATACAGGATGTAATGGCTATGCAGCGGTATACCTTTGAAGGAACCATTTATGATATGTCAAAACACCCATCATATTTTATACCTGATGGAAAAGGTGGAATGAAATACAGCAACATGGCCACTCCTTTTCCAACCCGCAACATGCGCGAACTTCTGGGCATCACATGGCGCAGAAATGTGGCACGCGGCGGATACGGTATGATTGCCCAACTTCGCTCCTGGCTGCCCAATGAAATAGGCGGCGTTTACTGGGTTTATCTTGATAATCAAGCTGTAAGCCCTTATTTGCCGGTATATTGCGGCATTCAACAAATACCGCAATCATATGCCACCTACGACCCCGATCAATTTGATGATGCCAGTGCCAAATGGACCTTTGATGAAGTGGACAATTTGTTATATCTCAACTGGCAGGAAGGATTTAAACTGGTAAAAGCTGAGCAGCAAGCACTTGAAACTTCCTTTATGGATGAAATGAAAAAAGATGAACTCATCTTTAATGAATTGCTCAGCAAAAACCGCCAGGAAGCACTGCAATTTATCACCAGCAGAACTGCTGAAAAAGCGGCCCGCAACGTTGAATCGTATCGTAAACTGCGAAAAACACTGCTTACCAAATTCACCAACAACCGCCAGGGAATTAACTTCCAGTAA
- the metG gene encoding methionine--tRNA ligase: MSDSSTKSFKRYTVTSALPYANGPIHIGHLAGVYVPADIYVRYLRSKGEDVIFIGGSDEHGVPITIKARKEGVTPQQVVDKYHGIIKKSFEDFGVSFDIYSRTSNATHHKTASEFFTNLHEKGEFIEKFSQQYYDEEHQTFLADRYITGTCPHCGFEKAYGDQCENCGTSLNATDLINPKSALSGSIPVMRDTKHWFLPLDKYEPWLREWILEGHKDDWKTNVYGQCKSWLDHGLQPRAVTRDLDWGVKVPLPEAEGKVLYVWFDAPIGYISATREWAEQTGKAWEPYWKSADSKLVHFIGKDNIVFHCIVFPGMLKAEGSYILPENVPANEFLNLENDKISTSRNWAVWLHEYLEEFPGKQDVLRYVLTANAPETKDNDFTWRDFQARNNSELLAIFGNFVNRTLVLTQKYFDGKVPAMGSADDYDQQVLAEMKDFPAKIGQSIQLYRFREALNELMNLARLGNKYLTDTEPWKVFKTNPERVQTNLNISLQICANLAILCEPFLPFTASRLNNMLNLEASKWDKAGSAELLHEGHHLNQPELLFEKIEDQAIEQQVQKLLNTKKANEAANIVANPAKPIVEFDDFGKIDLRIGTIIEASKVAKTKKLLKLTIDTGIDKRTVVSGIAEYYEPENIIGQKVTILVNLAPRNLKGIESQGMILMAEDHDGKLCFVSPTAEINNGSEVR; this comes from the coding sequence ATGTCTGATTCATCCACTAAAAGTTTTAAACGTTATACTGTAACTTCCGCTCTTCCTTATGCCAATGGGCCAATACATATCGGTCATCTTGCCGGTGTTTACGTTCCGGCCGATATTTATGTTCGATATCTGAGGTCCAAAGGAGAGGATGTGATTTTTATCGGTGGTTCCGACGAACATGGCGTTCCTATTACGATTAAAGCCCGCAAAGAGGGGGTTACTCCTCAGCAGGTGGTTGATAAGTATCATGGAATTATCAAAAAGTCATTTGAAGATTTTGGGGTTTCATTTGACATTTACTCGCGTACATCAAATGCCACGCACCACAAAACAGCCTCCGAATTTTTCACCAATCTCCATGAAAAAGGGGAGTTTATTGAAAAATTTTCACAACAATATTACGACGAAGAACATCAGACTTTCCTGGCCGACAGATACATTACCGGCACATGCCCACATTGTGGCTTTGAAAAAGCTTATGGCGACCAATGTGAGAACTGCGGTACATCGCTGAATGCTACTGATCTTATCAATCCCAAATCGGCGCTTAGTGGAAGTATTCCGGTTATGCGCGACACCAAACACTGGTTTTTACCTCTCGATAAATACGAACCCTGGCTACGCGAATGGATTCTTGAAGGCCACAAAGACGACTGGAAGACCAATGTTTATGGTCAGTGCAAATCGTGGCTTGACCATGGATTGCAGCCACGCGCTGTAACCCGCGATCTCGACTGGGGCGTAAAAGTTCCTTTGCCTGAAGCCGAAGGAAAAGTACTTTACGTTTGGTTTGACGCCCCCATCGGTTACATCTCAGCCACCCGCGAATGGGCTGAACAAACAGGAAAAGCATGGGAGCCTTACTGGAAATCTGCCGACTCCAAACTTGTTCATTTTATTGGAAAAGACAACATTGTATTCCACTGTATTGTATTTCCAGGAATGCTTAAAGCAGAAGGCTCATACATCCTTCCCGAAAATGTTCCGGCCAATGAATTCTTAAATCTCGAAAACGATAAAATATCCACATCACGCAACTGGGCTGTATGGTTACATGAATACCTCGAAGAATTCCCCGGCAAGCAGGATGTGCTCCGTTATGTACTTACAGCCAATGCCCCGGAAACCAAAGACAACGATTTTACGTGGCGCGACTTTCAGGCTCGTAACAACAGTGAACTACTGGCTATTTTCGGGAATTTCGTTAACCGCACACTGGTGCTGACCCAAAAATATTTTGACGGAAAAGTCCCTGCAATGGGCTCTGCTGATGATTACGACCAGCAAGTGCTCGCTGAAATGAAAGACTTTCCTGCAAAAATCGGCCAAAGTATTCAGCTTTACCGCTTTCGCGAAGCCTTAAACGAACTGATGAACCTGGCCCGCCTTGGCAACAAATACCTGACCGACACCGAACCCTGGAAAGTTTTTAAAACCAATCCTGAGCGTGTTCAGACTAACCTGAACATTTCGCTTCAGATTTGTGCAAATTTGGCCATTCTTTGTGAACCATTTCTCCCATTTACCGCTTCCAGGCTTAACAATATGCTGAATCTTGAAGCCTCAAAATGGGATAAGGCCGGAAGTGCTGAACTTCTTCATGAAGGCCACCATCTGAATCAGCCCGAACTTCTGTTTGAAAAAATTGAAGACCAGGCCATTGAACAGCAGGTTCAAAAATTGCTCAACACTAAAAAGGCCAACGAAGCGGCAAATATTGTTGCCAATCCAGCCAAACCAATTGTTGAATTTGACGATTTCGGAAAAATAGATCTTCGGATTGGAACCATTATTGAAGCATCGAAAGTTGCTAAAACAAAAAAATTACTTAAACTTACCATTGACACAGGCATTGATAAACGCACTGTAGTTTCAGGCATTGCCGAATACTATGAACCCGAGAATATTATCGGACAAAAAGTTACCATACTGGTCAATCTGGCTCCTCGTAATCTTAAAGGAATTGAATCGCAAGGAATGATTCTCATGGCAGAAGACCATGACGGTAAGCTTTGCTTTGTTTCGCCAACTGCAGAAATCAATAATGGCAGCGAAGTCAGGTAA
- a CDS encoding HU family DNA-binding protein translates to MNKTDLIGIVAAGAGLTKEQAKKAIDCYHDTIADTLKAGQKVEILGFGSFSAVTREARTGRNPKTGEMLTISAKTVAKFKPGKGLSEKL, encoded by the coding sequence ATGAACAAAACAGATTTAATTGGTATTGTAGCCGCAGGTGCTGGTTTAACAAAAGAACAAGCTAAAAAAGCCATTGATTGCTATCACGACACCATTGCTGATACATTAAAAGCAGGTCAGAAAGTTGAAATTTTAGGTTTCGGCTCATTTTCAGCTGTAACCAGAGAAGCCAGAACTGGCCGCAATCCTAAAACCGGTGAAATGCTGACAATAAGTGCAAAAACTGTTGCAAAATTTAAGCCCGGAAAAGGTCTTTCAGAAAAATTGTAA
- a CDS encoding glycine--tRNA ligase — protein MANNEELFKKIISHAKEYGFVFQSSEIYDGLSAVYDYGQNGVELKNNIKEYWWKAMVRYHENIVGIDSAIFMHPTIWKASGHVDAFSDPMIDNKDSKKRYRADVLVEEFIAKTEEKINKEVEKAAKRFGDAFDENQYRATNPRVMEYQSKIDTAKTRLYSGLEKNDFDGIKKLIEELEIVCPVSGSRNWTEVRQFNLMFSTQMGSVSDEANTIYLRPETAQGIFVNFLNVMKTGRMKIPFGIAQIGKAFRNEIVARQFIFRMREFEQMEMQFFVKPGTELEWFEFWKKERQTWHLSLGIPAENYRFHDHEKLAHYANAASDIEFNFPIGFKELEGIHSRTDFDLSAHQKFSGKKITYFDPELNESYVPYVVETSIGLDRTFLALMSYAFTEEKLDDGSERIVMKFPPVLAPVKAAVLPLTAKDGLPEKARMIMDSLKYEFNCQYEEKDSIGKRYRRQDAIGTPYCITVDHQTLEDGTVTIRERDTMKQDRIHVTEISHIIRERLKPIAR, from the coding sequence ATGGCAAACAACGAAGAACTATTTAAAAAAATAATTTCCCATGCCAAAGAGTATGGGTTTGTATTTCAGAGCAGTGAAATATACGATGGCCTTAGCGCTGTATACGATTATGGTCAAAATGGTGTTGAACTCAAAAACAACATCAAAGAATACTGGTGGAAAGCAATGGTACGTTACCACGAAAACATTGTGGGCATCGATTCTGCCATTTTCATGCATCCAACCATATGGAAGGCTTCTGGCCACGTTGATGCATTCAGCGACCCGATGATCGACAACAAGGACTCAAAAAAGCGCTATCGTGCCGATGTGCTTGTTGAAGAATTTATCGCTAAAACCGAAGAGAAGATCAATAAGGAGGTTGAAAAAGCGGCCAAACGTTTTGGCGATGCTTTTGATGAAAATCAATATCGCGCTACCAACCCCAGAGTAATGGAGTATCAATCAAAGATTGATACAGCCAAAACCCGTCTTTACAGCGGACTGGAAAAAAACGATTTTGACGGCATCAAAAAGCTGATTGAAGAACTTGAGATTGTTTGTCCGGTTTCCGGCTCGCGCAACTGGACAGAAGTTAGACAGTTTAATCTGATGTTTTCAACACAGATGGGATCAGTGAGTGACGAAGCCAACACCATTTACCTCCGACCTGAAACCGCCCAGGGAATTTTTGTCAATTTCCTGAATGTGATGAAAACCGGTAGAATGAAAATACCATTTGGAATTGCTCAAATCGGGAAGGCCTTTCGCAACGAAATTGTGGCAAGGCAGTTCATTTTCCGTATGCGTGAGTTTGAACAGATGGAAATGCAATTTTTTGTAAAACCCGGCACTGAACTCGAGTGGTTTGAATTTTGGAAAAAAGAACGCCAGACCTGGCACCTTTCACTTGGCATTCCTGCCGAAAATTACAGATTTCACGATCATGAGAAACTGGCTCATTACGCCAATGCTGCCAGCGATATTGAATTTAACTTCCCTATTGGATTTAAAGAGCTGGAGGGCATTCACTCACGCACCGACTTCGATTTAAGTGCACATCAGAAGTTCTCAGGGAAAAAAATTACCTATTTTGACCCTGAACTTAACGAAAGTTATGTTCCATATGTAGTTGAAACTTCAATTGGGCTGGATCGCACATTTCTGGCATTAATGAGTTACGCGTTTACTGAAGAAAAGCTTGACGATGGCTCAGAACGCATTGTTATGAAATTCCCGCCAGTACTTGCCCCTGTAAAAGCAGCAGTATTACCACTTACAGCAAAAGATGGCCTTCCGGAAAAAGCCCGCATGATTATGGACTCACTCAAATATGAGTTCAACTGCCAATATGAAGAAAAAGACTCCATCGGAAAACGCTATCGCCGTCAGGACGCCATTGGCACCCCGTATTGCATTACAGTTGACCATCAGACACTTGAAGACGGAACTGTGACCATACGCGAACGTGACACCATGAAGCAGGACCGGATTCATGTAACAGAAATCAGCCATATTATCCGCGAACGTCTCAAACCCATTGCCCGGTAA